CTAATGATCAGCACATGATCATACATAAATGGCTCCAGTTTTCGGATGAATTTCGGAAAATCTGCTTTTTCTTCTTTTCTTTTAAATAGGCTGGTGCTTAACATACCTGTCATAAAGTAGCCAACACTATTAAAATGTCCAATCGCAATCGAGTCATCCCCTGTCACACGTTTGACAAACGGCTGAACAAGCGCAGGCATGCAGGACATCATCAGCGCTAACACAAATCCGCCGAAAATATACAACCACCAGCCATATTGCGAAGCATGCAAAACAGCAACAATCACCGCGGACATAAAAAGGACCTGGTGTCCTGACAAGAAGACATACTTCAATCTTGTAAAGCGTGCTATTAATAAATGCCCGACCATTCCAATCGAGATGGTTATTGCGATTTCTCTTCCGTAATTAATCTGTACTAATGCCGTTATTGCTTCATTATGCGGAATCATGCCGATCATATTAAAGCTGTCTTGAATCATCACTGCTAAATTGGAAAGGGACACATTGGCAGCAGATGCTCCTATCTGTAACAATGTCACCCCTACCATGACTTTCACGGTTCCGCTGAGAACCCGAAAAAAACCTGCTCTGGCAAGTAATAACCCAATACATGTTATCGCTCCTAATAAAATCGCAGGCTCCCCGATAAACCCCCTTGTAAAACTTTCAAAGATATTCATACACGTTCACGCCACCGCTTCACCGTATCCGCACTTTCCAAGCTTTCTTTTACTAAAGCTCGATCTGCAATAAAGGAAAGTCCAAGGATTTCCGTTTCCTTTACCTGCAAATGCTGTACCACCTGCTTTGCCCCGATAATCAAATCTGCTTTCATGAAGGAAGCAGCACTTACATCCGATTGTTCCACAATGACATCGTCTAGTTCCCATTCTTGAAAATGCTGTTTTACTTGAAGTTTTAAAACAAGGCTTGTCCCTAAACCGCCTGAACAAACAACTAACACTTTTTTCATTTGCTACCCTCCTCGTACTCCAACATCCATTTCCATACCACATCGATATTTCTTTCATGGCGCAGCTTGTCTAATAACTCCTTCGAATTAACAACCTCCAGCATCATCTCCACTGCAGTGACATGCTGGATTTTATCTTTGGCAGCAAGCAAAATAATCCACCATACTTTTTCCTCTGTTCCACCGAAAGAAATCGGTTCCTCCAGTGTCATAAAAGCAAAACCTGTTTTCTTAATCGCTGTACTGCTCAAATGAGGAAAAGCAACGCCTGGCGCCACGATAAAATGATGCTCCTGTTCATTGATAATTTGTGACACTTCCGTTTCATATGTATGCTCCACGACATCTTGTTTTACTAAAGATTGATTTAATATAGATAACGCTTCTCTCCAATCAGAGACTTTTTCTCTTAAATGGATACAGGAAGGCGCCGTTAATGAAGTAACCTCCGAACTCATTGCCCCTTGATTCCCGCTGAAATACCGGTATAAATCATTGAACAATTCTCCCTCATTCAACACCACCGTGTGCTTTTTAATAGACTGATAGATGGTCATTACTGTCTCAACAATCGGCAATTCGGTATTTGCCTGATAGGTTCCTCTTCCAATAATCCGCTCCAGATTTTGCTGATCAGCTATCGACAATAACGGATTTACTTTCACATGATTCACTTGCAGCTGCTGGGTAAATGGAACTGTTGTTACAATCAAATCAGCATCTTTATCTGTCAGCCCATACGCCTCTTTTACGGAAAATTGCCCTGTTATAAATACTTGCGGGAACAGTCTTCTTACTGTCCGTTCAAGCAGTCTTGATGTTCCGAGGCCAGAGCTGCAGACAATCGCAATTCGTTTACTCGGCAGAAACGGTTCCTGCTCCAATCCGGCACATAAGTGAACTACAATAAAACCAATCTCATGTCTATGAAGTGTCGTTAAACCCCAATGCGGATTTTTTTCAATAAACGTTTTTACTTGTTCAATATATTTACGATACTCTTTTTCCAGATTATCGAAATAAGGATTATCAATGTGAATATGATACTTCATGCGGTACATCGCTGATTGCAAATGCGTCGACAGGCCAATAATAATATTCTCCCGGTTGCTTAAACGAAAGTGGTTCGCCTGCTCGAAGGTCTCTACAATCTCTCGCGACAGGGACTGGCACTTCAGCCAATAATCTCCTTCCCCGCTTAAACGCCTTGCTCCCAACAGATGCATCGATATGTAAGCTAATTCATTGGAGAGCTGAAGAGACGCATCTTCCAAACCCATTAATCGCCTAAACTGTTCTCGTACTGCAGTAAACTTTTCATCCTCAAAAATTTTTAATTCATCATCTTTATCAAAATCTGCAATAAATTGCCCCGATTGGATTCTTTTCCATTGAACAGCACAATTCAGAAACAGCTCGTATTTACTCGCATCGATAAAAGCAATCCCGCTTAGCTCCTCCACCTGCTCAATCCAAGATGCAATCCCATGAACATCCACATCTGCGATCATATCTTCTAAATCCGTTTCATTCATGGAAGCGGAGATTTTCCTCGTTACATACAGCTCCAGTATCTCTTCCTCTGTCCACTGTTCTTTCAAAAAATCTAAAAATAACATGCGTTTATTATTCTCTTCCCCAACCAGCGAAATTTGTTTATTCTCTCTAGACAGCATTAAATGATAATCTTCCATTTCCGTCTTTAACTGATTATAATCATTCTGGAGCGTATTCATACTAATCTGGTAATCATCACATAATTCTTCCACATGGATAGATGGATTTAGTAATAGAAGCTTTTGCATATCTTGCCGGCGCTGTACTGCACTTAAATAATCCTTCTGCTTGTACATTGCCTCCTGAAGCACCTGCTTCTGCTTCTCTCCTAAAATTAGCCGCGCCCCGTACTTGCGATGTCTTTCCAGACTAAACCCTGCACCAATGTCCATCAGCCACGTCTCGATTTCAAGTAAATCCTGCCGAATCGTCCGCGGCGAAAGCTGATAGGCTTTATTCAAGTCAGCTAAGGAAACAAACGCTTCTTCTTCAATTAACCGTTCTAAAATTTTCTTTTGTCTGGATGAAAGCATGTTATCCCCTCCACATCACCGAAACTATTCCAGCTCCTATGTACATTTGATTTAAAATTCCGAAAAAATAAAGAGATAATCTCGGAAATAAAATGAAACCCTTATCATTATTTTTGATAGTATATCATTTTTCGACAAGGAAATCTATATGGCCCAAAACTTAAAGTTCAAATTAAAATAATAAATTATAACTTAGTGGTTGGTATTGGCCTATTGACATTTCCCCCAAAAAAGCATACACTAAAAAATCATAACAAACTAAACTGATAGGAATTAGAGGTGTTATACATGTCTACATTGGCTCAACCCGTTTCTGAACAATCTGTAACAAACGAAACAGCACCTAAACTAAACCCGCCACAGAAAAAACTGGTTGCAGGCGGTCTTATTGTCACATTCATTCTGACAATTTATTTAGCCGCTACACAACATATTGTTCAGCCATTGTTATTATTGATTGGTCTACTCCTTGGATATACATTGTTTCATGCACGTTTTGGCTTTACTTCCGCTTTTCGGAGACTGGCTTCGGTAGGTAACGGGCAATCGCTTCGGGCGCATATGTTCATGCTGGCAATCGCATGTACCTTATTTGCACCTATTTTGGCATTAGGATATTCCTTTTTCGGAGGCTCACCTGCCGGAAATATCTCCCCAATCGGGGTTAGTCTGATTGTCGGGGCCTTTATGTTTGGCGTTGGCATGCAGTTGGGAGGCGGATGTGCCTCTGGTACGCTTTACGCAGTTGGCGGCGGCAGAACCGTTATGTTTATTACATTGTTATTTTTCATTATTGGTTCAACCATTGGCGCAGCACATTTCACATTCTGGATGGATGATTTACCGGCAGCAGAACCTTTCTCACTCGCAACTTCAACCGGACTTGGTTACGGAGGAGCATGGGCTGTTTCCCTGTTGATTTTTGCTATCATTGCCGGGATAACAATTTTCATTGAGAAAAAACGGAAACCTCCTAAAATGGCAGCACTTCCTTCTGAAAAAGGATGGAAACGAATTTTCCGGGGCTCTTGGCCACTGTTCGCAGCAGCTGCAGCACTGGCTGTTTTAAACGCACTCACTCTGCTTACCCGTGACAGCCCATGGGGCGTTACAGCGGCGTTTACACTGTGGGGATCAAAAGCAGCCGAAGCACTCGGCTTTAACGTAGAAAGCTGGGGTTATTGGGCTGGTAACACAGAAGCGCTCCATGCTTCTATTTTCGCTGATACGACAACGGTTCTTAACTTCGGTGTCATCTTAGGAGCTTTCATTGCCTCTGCAGCAGGCGGATTATTTAAATTTACGAAGATTACTGTAGGAAATACAACGGCTTCTATTATCGGCGGTCTTTTAATGGGTTACGGATCACGTCTCGCATTTGGCTGTAATATTGGCGCTTATTTCAGCGGTATTGCTTCCTTTAGTGCCCATGGTTATATTTGGGGCGTGATGGCTCTTGCAGGAACCTTCCTTGCTTTATTTTTACGTCCATTATTTGGACTTTCCGTACCAAAAACAAGGGATTCATTCTGCTGATAAGCTTAGGAAGAAGCATATTAAATATAACCACCCTACAAACAAATTATTATAGTTATTTCAACTAATATAACCACTCAAACAAAAAAACACGGCAATCCCCGTGTTTTTTTGTTATTTATTTCAAGTATTGTTTAACGTCCTCTATGGTTTCCAATTCATCGATATGATCGATGATTGTCTCCAGTGTGCTTATTTCCTGTTCATGTATCTGTTTCTTGATATCTTCTGAAAGTGGAGCTACAAACTTGGTGATTAATCGAATGGTTGTATTAGCTAGCGCTTCGGCTTTCCCCTCAGCTTTCCCTTCTTCTCGTCCTTCTTCTTTTCCTTCATTCCGAAAAATCTCTGCTAAAGTCATTGCCAGTTCGCTCCCTTCTTGATAATTACTTTCTATATGGTCGATTATATCATAATATTGTTCTTTTGTGAGCTGACGGTTGACACGGAAAATATAATAAAACAATGTCTCAAGATACGCTGTTGCCGCATGTTGATCCTGTAACTGCTGCAGATAATCGATGGATCTATAAATGGTATCTAATACAGCTTGCATATCATCTTTGCGAATATCCCGAAACACCATTAGGATAATGCGCAAAAACACATTCAGTTGCATATCTTCATCTTCGTAGTCTGATACATCGTAAAGAAAAAATGCATAATCAGGAACATATTTTTGCAGTTCCTCCGGCAAATCCTTATACCCCTCTAAAAGTTGATGAAAGTAGGTGCCTGCATACCAATTTGTTTGGCCATGATACAAAACAATCGGAAAAATGATGGGCAGTTTATTTTCTTCTTTATTATCTCGTTTGGTTTCCCATATCTCCACCATATATCGTAATAGTTGCAATGCCGTATAGGAATCATGATAGCTTTTGTGTTCGAATAGAAAATATACATAAGCGGGTTTATCTTGGATTTTTGTCCGGAACAGCAAGTCCGAAAAATATTCTTGGAGATCATGATTGGTAAAACTGTCTTTCTGGGGCTGAATGGATGTTACATCAATCATTTCCCGAACGGAAGGCGGTAAAAAATGTGTGATAAAATCTTTGGCAACATCCACATTAGAAAAGGTTTCTTTAAAAATCTTGTCGTGCGGGGTTTGAATCTGCAAGCTAATCAAGTCCTTTCATAGGTTGGATTAGATGACTGAATCGAATGTAAGTTCTATATCTAGACTAGCACACCTATACAAGAAATACAAACAAACGTTCTCCTTTGTTGAATATTATTTCTCTGCCTTTATTTAGTTGACTGACTAATAAAGAAATATAAACAAAATCAAATCTCCCCGCATATTTTTCAAATTTAATCCCAAACTAAGTATCGTTGTTGATTCACATTCTAAATGGATAGGGATGATAATTAATGATGAATAATAAAAAAGGAATGACTACGTCACTGATTGCTGCAGGAGTAGCAGGTGCGGCAGCCTATGGAATCAGCATGGGTGTGCAAAATGGATCCTTTCAAAACATGTCACAAAAGCTTTCCAATTCCATGAATAGCTCCACAATGAAAAACATGGCTGAACCATTTCAGGATATGCTTTCTGCCGGTGCTCAAGCCATGAACCAAAGTAGTAGTGGAGGAGAGAATCAAACACAATCATCTTAAGATGCAAATGCAGATGAGAAGCATTTACTTTTAAGATGATAAAAACGGATGGCTCCAAGCTGGCGCCATCCGTTTTTCAATAAAATGAATCTTTCTTTCAAAAGATTTCTTTATATCATCTCCGGAAGATGAGATTTACTTATACCCATGCTTGCAAAGCTTTGAGAGATTTTTCGATAATCATTTCCCGATCATTATCCAATGTTGCTACATGATAACTCTCTTTCATCGTGATCATTTGTTTTTGCTCAGAAGCTATTCTTTCCAAGATTGTCTTAGAATTTTCTGGTGAAACAACATGATCTTCCTTTGAAACAAAAATAACTGCCGGGCAGGTTATTTCCCCTAACTTTTCTTTGGTTTCCGTCACTAGTTTCTTTAATTCTTCAACAGATTTGACCGGCATTTTGTCATACGTAATCTCCATGACACCTTCTCTTTTAATATCCGGCCCATCATCATCGATAAAACGTTTCACTTGATTTTCATACATTGCTGGTACATCTACAGCTGCATTAATAGTAATCATTCCGGCAAGCGGATATTTCTCCGCTGTATGAAGAGTCAACGTGCCTCCCATGGATAATCCAATCATAACAATCTTATCGCATCTTGCTTCCAGCCAGGCATACGCTTCGTCTATAGAAGCTATCCAATCCTGATAGGTACACTTTTCCAAGTCTTCCGGAGCTGTTCCATGCCCTTTTAATCGCGGGGCACACACCGTATATCCCGCATCTGCGAATGCTTCTCCAATCGTGAACATGCTTTGCGGAGACCCTGCAAATCCGTGACACATGAGTACACCTTCACGGCTTCCTTCAAACTGAAATGGCTCTGCTCCTTTTATTACTGGATATTGCTCATTCATCAAATATTCCTCCTACGAAAACGAACATTGGTTGTTGCATTTTTTTATATAGTATAGACGGTAGAATAAATCATATATTAACATTATCTTCTAGCTTATACCAAATTGTATCTTCTTATCATTTCTGTGATCCTTTTGTCTATATCCTCTTTTAAAGCTGTTAATTCCTGTTTTTCTATCGTCCGTTTATCCACTTCCTTCGCCTGATAATTATGGAGTAAGTTTTTTATTGTTGGATGCATGCTCTTAGGAAATGCTTCATATGCCCTTTTACCAGCTTCCTGTTTCGATAAAAAACAGTTTGCTTTTAAATACCAGTAGAAACGTAACATATTCAATAATGCATACACAGGGGTATCCGTATAAGTTACCAAGCATTCTTTATAATCTGAGTGTATCGATGCGATAAAGTCACTTCTTGGAACTGCAGGAAATATACTACTTGCTTGAGGACATTCCAAAGTAATTCCTCTATTCATAAGAACAGCAATATGTGCAGCTAAGTCCGCATCTTTTCCTTCATTTTTCTCTATTACTTGATTTTTATTTTTTTCTATCTGCTTTCTCCAATCTTCACTAAAGTGAAAAATATACGGGAAGGGATGCTCCCACTTTTTTAACCTATTTTCTAATAAAAAACTGATTTCAATCGGGTAAGGATTATTGGACTTATTTAGAAATAATGCAGCAAGCTGCTGTTTTTGCTTTTCATCCAATGTTTTATTTAAAACCACTAATAAATCAATATCACTATTTTCAGGTTGAAAACCTCCCATAGCTAAAGAACCATGCACATAACAGCCAATAAATAGACTTCCTGTAATTTGCTTTATCTCAGCCAGTAGATTATCTAAAAAAGCTTGAATAGACTTGGGAAATTTTAAGTATTTCTTCACGTCCATTTCTCCCCTTGTATATTATGTTTAAGCCTAATAATTAATAGATTTTAGGCATCACTTGTACCTTGAAAATTAAATAATAATAGTTAGTCATTTTATTTATTGTTGGAGGGCGCAGCTTCGTAATGAGCGTATGCTTGCCTTGGCAAGCATACCGCGAATTAGAAAGAAGCAAGCGACAGTGCGGTAGCCCTCAAACAAAAGTGTTTACGATGCTGAGCTGTCTTTGGGAAAATAGCCATAGGTAGCGTTCCTACCAAGGGATTGTTCCGATTTCTCCTGTTGCCCCAAGCTAACACTTGGGTGTCTTCCAATTAGAGAGTGTTGCCCTGGCCCTGTGTTATAGACCTACACGTTGACTGTTTCCCGGTCAGTTAGCCCTCCCGCAAAGCAGAAGGAGGCTCATGCACTGCTGACTCCCGGTGTATTCCAATAGCTCGCAAGGCTGTCGTTCATAGGTTTCCCAGGGACATCTCAGCATCGTAGGCGCTACATCATCATAAACCAAAGGAGGTGATTCCTATGACTTCTCCCTTGTTCGTCGGAATTGACGTAAGCAGTAAGCATAACGTCGTCTGTTGCTTAACCCGGGACGAAGTGAAACGGCCTCTGAGCCGATTTACCATTACCAACAATCGTCCCGGCATTCAAGAATTGAAAGACCGTATTTCCAAACTCGTCAAAAAACATGGGTTTGAACAGGTTTTATTCGGTCTGGAACACACCGGAAGCTATTCGACGCACACGGCTATCTATTTGCAGCAGCACCTGGACTTTGGCGTATCAGATAAATTGGTTTACGCATTGAATCCTAGCCTTATCAAAGAATTCAAAAAAGCGAATTTTCTCGATGCTCCCAAAAACGACCGGGTGGATGCCTGGTATATTGCCGCAAAACTTCGTGCAGGTAATTTACCGCATCCTTATACGTGGAGCGAGCCACAAATGGCTCTACAGCGACTGACACGTGCACGATATCATTTGATGCAGGATTTAACACGGGAGAGCAACTTTCTCCTGACAAACCTGTATTTAAAGTTCAGCGACTATACCATCGCTGGACCGTTTAAACAAAACACGCTCGGCGTAACGTCCATGGCCGTCATGGAAGAGTTTACTTCCGTTGAAGAACTCGTTGATATCTCATTGGACGAGCTCATTACCTTTTTGGTGCACCATGGAAAAAATCGATTCGATGATCCCGAAGCCGTTGCCCGTTCCTTAAAAAAGGCAGCACGGTCTTCTTATCGGCTATCTGACTCCATGGCAGATTCGGTCAACTTAGCGATGGCATCCAGTATCCGGGTTATTCGCGCTATTCAGCAGGAATTAAAGGTCTTGAAAAAAGCCATTATGGATCATTTAGAAACCATCCCACAAACGCTGGATACAGTCCCGGGAATTGGTCCGATTTTCGCTTCTGGTATCCTGGCCGAAGTAGACATTCATCAATTCCAAAAACAGCAGCAGCTGGCTAAATTCGGCGGAATTGCCTGGAACCAGTCGCAATCCGGTGATTTTACTGCCAATCGAACCCGGCTGATTCAATCGGGGAACCGCTATCTCAAGTACTACCTCTTTGAGGCCGCAAACAGTGTTCGGGTGCATGACCCTGTTTTTGCCCAGTACTATGCGAAAAAGCGGGAAGAACCAAAAGAATTTGCCAACAAACGTGCCCTTGCGCTTACAGCTCGAAAACTTGTGCGGTTGATCTTTTATCTGCTGAAGAACAACCAAATTTATCATCCAGAAGGAGGGATGCCACAAAATCATAAATAGATTTTTATCGCCCTTTTTCTTTCACCTATTAATTTGTTTATATGGTATAAAATGTAAACAAATTAGGGTGGGTTTAGTTTCCTATTGCCTTTTTTAGCTGTATTGGCACGAATGAAGTAGGTTTTTAAAAATCAGTGCTTGACATTATACCGCTGCTCTCCAACATTTATCATTTCCTTCTTTTTTAGTAGAATAAATAAGAGGCATTTACCACAAACTTATCCTATAAGAAAGAGGGATACCCTTGAACATCACATTTCGTCAAGAACAACCAAAAGATTATTCACAAACAGAAGCTCTTATTGAACAAGCTTTCCGAAACGAAGTAATGACCGATCACCAGGAGCATTTTCTTGTAGATCGTATTCGCAAATCTAATGCTTTCATTCCTGAATTGTCTATCGTCGCAGTCAATCAGCAAAACAATATCATTGGCCATATTCTTTTTTCTATAATAAGCATTGAAAACAAAGAACAAGCAACACCATCGCTAGCTCTTGCTCCAATCTCTGTTCATCCAGATTATCAAAATAAGGGCATTGGGTCTATGTTGATGAAAGAAGGATTAGAAAAGGCAAAAGCAGCTGGCTACCGCTCTATCATTGTACTCGGGCACGCCGATTACTATCCTCGCTTCGGTTTTAAACCAGCTAGTTTATGGGGAATTGAAGCACCATTTGACGTTCCAGAGGAAGCATTTATGGCATTGGAATTAGAACCAGGTGTGTTAGAGCGTACAAGTGGTATCGTTCATTATTCAAAAGCATTTTCTGAATAACAAATTGCTTCACAGCGTTTTCCAATATCCGAAGCAGCATAAAAGTTCCATATTGAGTAAAGACATAAATATTGAATGAATTTGGCTTTTCTTTCTCTGAGGATTCATTGGAAGATGAAGATTTAAATTTGGAAGAGGCTATCAGCAATTTAGAAGAAGGTTTTGAAGTAGTAGACAAATAAAGTGAGAGATCGTATCTGCATGAAGGTACGGTCTTTTATTGCTTCGATGGTTTCATCAATGATTATCATACACATCGTGAATAGAAACGCATTTCTTTTATTATAACCGGACTCATTTTAATCATCCTATCCAAAGATTCATCGATTTCCCTTTTTGACTTTCCCGTTTTAATCCGATACGATTGCCTTAATTACATAAGAATAGGAGAAACGAAAATGGCACAGAAAAATAGATTAATAGTAATCGGTTCTATTCTCTTTCTGATTTCATTTCTTACTTTAACTGCATGTGGTTCAGACCAGGAAACCGTAACGTATAAATTAGAAGAAGACAATAATTCTATGGAAACAACTTTTGTGGCGGATGACGGAGAAATCATCGAACAGTCAAGCCGGAGCATCACTTCCTACGACAGTATCGAAGGCGTTGAATCCCAAGAAGAAGCAGAGGCTCTCCTTGTTCCTTCTGCCGAACCGTTACAAGGTATTGAAGGTCTGGAATACAACCTCGATTTTGAAGAGGATCATTTCACTGAAACCATTACAATCGATTTCGCAGTCGCTGACCTTTCTGAGTTACCAGGACTTGATGAAGTTGTTGACAATGAAGATGAAAATTTAAACCTGGATGATGCTGTAGAATCTTTGGAAGAACAGGGATTTGAAAAAGTAAAAGAGTAAATATCAAAGCAGGCTGCAAGATTACGAATCTATACAGCCTGCTTTTTTCCTATTCATCTATCTCTTTCCCGTAACAAAAAAATCGCTTTTCCCATCCACTGTGACACCATTGAAAATATCCTTTAGCACTTCATCCGTTAACGGCACTTCCCGCAAAAAATGAAGATCATCAAAATGACAAGTCTTCTCTTCATCATGTGGATTCATCACATAGATGGTATATGCTTCATCTGTAAAACGAAGCATCCCCAATACATCATCCGTATGGAAAAGAATAAAATCACCATACTGTAAGGTGTTATTCTGTTTTCTTTCCGCAATCCATTTTTGACAATGCTTAAAGATATCTTGATCTACATCTTCCCAAGGGAAGAATTTACGGTTATCCGGATCCTGTTCCCCTGTCAGGCCAGCTTCATCTCCATAATAAAGACAAGGGATACCCGGAGCAATTAATAAAAAGCTTAGGGCAAGCTTCAATCTTTCTCTATCTTCTCCCAGAAATGTGTAAATTCGTTTTGTATCATGTGTGCCAATATTATTCAAATTATTGAAGAAAACATCTTCTGGATAATTTTCATGGAGCTGTGTCAATCTCTGCGCAAGCTCTTTTGGGGATTTTTCCAATTGCAGCAAATCTAACACGGTGTTTCGGAAGGGATAATTCATCACACCATGCAGATGGTTTCCTAAAATATATTGTCTGCGTTCATCGTAGGAAATTTTATTGGAAGCATCCTCCCACACCTCACCAATGAGCACTTTCTCTGGATATTGGTTCAGCTTATGGCGGATGCCAGCTATAAATGCGTCCGGAAGTTCATCAGCAACATCCAAGCGCCATCCGTCTACGCCCAACTGACTCCATTTATCCACCACACTATCATCATTACGATAGATATAATCCTGAAATTCCTGATTGGACTTATCCACTTCCGGCAGGTCATCAATTCCCCACCACGATGCATATTTATCAGGATATTCGCTAAACGTAAACCAAGGATAGTAAGGACTATCCTGATTTCGATATGCTCCTTTATCCTCGCCATAAGTGCCATCATAATTAAAGTAGATACTATTCCTTCCTACATGGCTGAACACGCCATCCAACATAACATGAATTCCTTCTGCATGCAGGTTGTCTATCATTTCCTGAAATAATGTCTCATCGCCAAGCATCGGGTCGACTTTCATATAATCTGCTGTATCGTAACGGTGATTGCTTGCTGCTTGAAAAATCGGATTCAAATAAATGGCATTGATACCTAATGCTTTAAGGTAAGGTATTTTCTGTCGGATTCCTTCTAAATTCCCGCCATAAAAATCCCAGCGAAGAATCTCTCCTTTTGATCCACGAACATACAGCGGCGTATCACGTGTATCTCCATAGATAAAGCTATTCCGCTTCGGGGCATTTACTTTTCCATCCGAATTGCCATTATAAAAACGGTCGGGAAAAATCTGATAAAAGACAGCCTCCCGATACCAATCGGGTGTTTTTTCTTTCTTTTCAAAGCAAGTCAGCTGGTAGGGAATAACCTCGTGCTGTTCCTCATACAGCTGCCCTTCTCCTTTCACAGCGCTTGCCCCCCAAAAAGCAGTCATTTCCTCGCCATTATCTTCTTTCCACGTTATCGAAAAATAGTAAAAATAAAGCCCTTTCCCTTCATGAGGCGTATAAATACAGGAGAAGCGGTTATTATCTTCCTCCATTTGATAGACTTTTTCCTCATGTGTTCCATTGTCTTTTCGAATCCTACATTGTACATTGATTACTTGATCTTCATGGACATCTATCTGAAATCGCACCTGATCCTCAGGCCGAACCGCTCCAAACGGTTTTTTATACGCACTTATCCACGAATTATAATAAACATGCGGCATAGTCCTATCCTTTCTCTGTTAAATACAAGTTCAAAAAGTTTGATAAAAATGACCAGTCGGCTAGGTAAGCGACATCCTGTCGTGACGCCGACACTAGCACTTCCTGTGCGTCGAAAGTTCAAGGCGATTTATTTTTTACGAACGGACTTTCACAGGATGTGATGACTTCTGTGTTGTCCACAAATGTTTTCGATGGGACGAGTAAGCGCAGTCCCAGGACGTGGACGGTTTTAACAGAAGTTCCTCTATGTCTTTTAATACGTGAGTATCGGAAAAAATAAGTCAACGCAGAAATTCGCCGTGTCATTTTTGTTGAACTTTTTGAACATCCTCTGTAACAAATGAATCTTTCGGCTCTACCTTCCATATATCCTCCGCATAACGGCGGACCGTCTC
The nucleotide sequence above comes from Oceanobacillus timonensis. Encoded proteins:
- a CDS encoding DUF1307 domain-containing protein, giving the protein MAQKNRLIVIGSILFLISFLTLTACGSDQETVTYKLEEDNNSMETTFVADDGEIIEQSSRSITSYDSIEGVESQEEAEALLVPSAEPLQGIEGLEYNLDFEEDHFTETITIDFAVADLSELPGLDEVVDNEDENLNLDDAVESLEEQGFEKVKE
- a CDS encoding aminoglycoside adenylyltransferase domain-containing protein, translated to MKKYLKFPKSIQAFLDNLLAEIKQITGSLFIGCYVHGSLAMGGFQPENSDIDLLVVLNKTLDEKQKQQLAALFLNKSNNPYPIEISFLLENRLKKWEHPFPYIFHFSEDWRKQIEKNKNQVIEKNEGKDADLAAHIAVLMNRGITLECPQASSIFPAVPRSDFIASIHSDYKECLVTYTDTPVYALLNMLRFYWYLKANCFLSKQEAGKRAYEAFPKSMHPTIKNLLHNYQAKEVDKRTIEKQELTALKEDIDKRITEMIRRYNLV
- a CDS encoding glycoside hydrolase family 13 protein — protein: MPHVYYNSWISAYKKPFGAVRPEDQVRFQIDVHEDQVINVQCRIRKDNGTHEEKVYQMEEDNNRFSCIYTPHEGKGLYFYYFSITWKEDNGEEMTAFWGASAVKGEGQLYEEQHEVIPYQLTCFEKKEKTPDWYREAVFYQIFPDRFYNGNSDGKVNAPKRNSFIYGDTRDTPLYVRGSKGEILRWDFYGGNLEGIRQKIPYLKALGINAIYLNPIFQAASNHRYDTADYMKVDPMLGDETLFQEMIDNLHAEGIHVMLDGVFSHVGRNSIYFNYDGTYGEDKGAYRNQDSPYYPWFTFSEYPDKYASWWGIDDLPEVDKSNQEFQDYIYRNDDSVVDKWSQLGVDGWRLDVADELPDAFIAGIRHKLNQYPEKVLIGEVWEDASNKISYDERRQYILGNHLHGVMNYPFRNTVLDLLQLEKSPKELAQRLTQLHENYPEDVFFNNLNNIGTHDTKRIYTFLGEDRERLKLALSFLLIAPGIPCLYYGDEAGLTGEQDPDNRKFFPWEDVDQDIFKHCQKWIAERKQNNTLQYGDFILFHTDDVLGMLRFTDEAYTIYVMNPHDEEKTCHFDDLHFLREVPLTDEVLKDIFNGVTVDGKSDFFVTGKR
- a CDS encoding IS110 family transposase, which gives rise to MTSPLFVGIDVSSKHNVVCCLTRDEVKRPLSRFTITNNRPGIQELKDRISKLVKKHGFEQVLFGLEHTGSYSTHTAIYLQQHLDFGVSDKLVYALNPSLIKEFKKANFLDAPKNDRVDAWYIAAKLRAGNLPHPYTWSEPQMALQRLTRARYHLMQDLTRESNFLLTNLYLKFSDYTIAGPFKQNTLGVTSMAVMEEFTSVEELVDISLDELITFLVHHGKNRFDDPEAVARSLKKAARSSYRLSDSMADSVNLAMASSIRVIRAIQQELKVLKKAIMDHLETIPQTLDTVPGIGPIFASGILAEVDIHQFQKQQQLAKFGGIAWNQSQSGDFTANRTRLIQSGNRYLKYYLFEAANSVRVHDPVFAQYYAKKREEPKEFANKRALALTARKLVRLIFYLLKNNQIYHPEGGMPQNHK
- a CDS encoding GNAT family N-acetyltransferase, whose amino-acid sequence is MNITFRQEQPKDYSQTEALIEQAFRNEVMTDHQEHFLVDRIRKSNAFIPELSIVAVNQQNNIIGHILFSIISIENKEQATPSLALAPISVHPDYQNKGIGSMLMKEGLEKAKAAGYRSIIVLGHADYYPRFGFKPASLWGIEAPFDVPEEAFMALELEPGVLERTSGIVHYSKAFSE
- a CDS encoding alpha/beta hydrolase, with protein sequence MNEQYPVIKGAEPFQFEGSREGVLMCHGFAGSPQSMFTIGEAFADAGYTVCAPRLKGHGTAPEDLEKCTYQDWIASIDEAYAWLEARCDKIVMIGLSMGGTLTLHTAEKYPLAGMITINAAVDVPAMYENQVKRFIDDDGPDIKREGVMEITYDKMPVKSVEELKKLVTETKEKLGEITCPAVIFVSKEDHVVSPENSKTILERIASEQKQMITMKESYHVATLDNDREMIIEKSLKALQAWV